One Mytilus trossulus isolate FHL-02 chromosome 5, PNRI_Mtr1.1.1.hap1, whole genome shotgun sequence DNA segment encodes these proteins:
- the LOC134718897 gene encoding uncharacterized protein LOC134718897 isoform X1 translates to MSFCSFKSSQICECVGENSPLTSLSSELQSIVLTEAGLLPSDITQKFQVCSEHFHRFLNKNKAGCKSKICGIPDIISSHNKDNKIYGGWYGVKVDRNVSLEKVKEIHARTGIIVPVGTPICPRCRKTLYCGQSTSCSVAEICANTSCLMNSDNLSDTCSYQYEEQYNLRPHRLNSGYNFAVHASTSSSQETTSYVETESCCNTDSQGTEASVIRIDRLGKFNEFLETCDISPVKCLTESLEKSSERTKRRYLSKANTCITALLNTICPDDSEFIKKSLFGEQENDKNKTTSSLLDAIVSSYMVANTSTLRRQLLSIATNDYSFAEVSASIPGLSHYKFYSAKKHAQNIGLGVPAQTSKIPRSKINDGQLDHFLDFITSNHLIKDLPIGEKTLQLSTGELIQTPNVIRSIAPATIIRQYTQLCEDENIQSLGTRTMYKILTDCSASVRQSMEGLDSYISEGSRAFTDLTETVEQLDLTLGEKKKTLDNLVVAKHYLKTDYKLHVNTSSSIADHCCSYALSEEKGPFCQKCDNHSHTDECQQCSFVDETLSFISKSAIERHWDNPEAVLFKVEKAIADIYEWKSHILRSKNQEKARQAVVNCLGENEAFMVADWAMKFLPRKFREGQTDWFGKRGINWHITVTMLKSEGSVKFLTHVHIFEQPTPQDAATTGAILVDVVQNIPSVKKVNIWSDNAGCYKSTLTIATLHQELDKKIKSYIFCEAQDGKGACDRKASHIKSAIKRYVNEGNNVTTAHQMKLAIDSQQRGQYMVKVISPVINADDDKVSLRSIPLISMLHNFKFTDNGLQVWRAYDIGQGKLISWNSIIDKKIPVIQLFVHHDWSYTQFATVGSVVVDREDDDGDDDDEDDNEDEDTQNESNDEDKITEPVPKKRRTISKIFTCPEEGCTRSFKHSSSLDQHIMLGNCNVKEEKLSLADRTKVLYAQKLEDGNLGVSFTKQSDNNNNAATDKLNKGWALKVNKPKTIFTLDQKAYLHEKFMIGKTTGRKEDPSKVAEEMRYVLKNGENRFTRSQYLTSQQIASYFSRLVQKEKKIDETDLIAATADSKCSVLKRKVLKECSL, encoded by the exons ATGTCCTTCTGTAGCTTTAAAAGCTCACAGATATGTGAATGTGTAGGTGAAAATTCCCCACTGACTTCTTTGTCATCAGAATTGCAGTCCATTGTTCTTACTGAGGCTGGTCTACTGCCAAGTGATATTACACAGAAGTTTCAAGTGTGTAGTGAACATTTTCAcaggtttttgaataaaaacaaagcagGTTGCAAATCAAAGATATGTGGAATACCTGATATAATTTCCTCTCACAACAAAGACAACAAAATATATGGAGGATGGTATGGGGTAAAGGTAGACAGAAATGTATCTTTGGAAAAAGTGAAAGAGATTCATGCTAGAACAGGAATCATAGTTCCAGTTGGAACTC CAATATGTCCAAGATGCAGAAAGACCCTTTATTGTGGGCAATCCACTTCATGTAGCGTGGCTGAAATTTGTGCAAATACAAGT tGTTTGATGAACAGCGACAACCTTAGTGATACATGTAGCTATCAATATGAAGAACAGTATAATCTCAGACCTCATCGACTTAATAGTGGATATAAT tttgCTGTACATGCTTCCACATCATCAAGTCAGGAAACAACCAGTTATGTTGAAACTGAAAGTTGCTGCAATACTGATAGTCAGGGTACAGAAGCATCTGTTATCAGAATTGATAGACTTGGAAAATTCAATGAATTCTTGGAAACATGTGACATAAGCCCTGTAAAGTGTCTAACTGAATCTTTAGAGAAGTCAAGTGAGAGAACAAAAAgaagatatttatcaaaagCTAATACTTGTATAACTGCTCTACTGAACACTATTTGTCCTGATGATTCTGAGTTCATCAAAAAATCTCTTTTTGGAGAGcaagaaaatgacaaaaataaaaccaCAAGCTCTTTGTTGGATGCTATTGTCAGCTCATACATGGTTGCAAACACCTCAACGTTGAGGAGACAGTTATTATCAATAGCAACAAATGATTACAGTTTTGCAGAAGTCAGTGCCAGTATACCAGGATTATCTCACTACAAGTTTTATTCTGCTAAGAAACATGCACAAAATATTGGTTTAGGTGTTCCTGCACAAACATCAAAGATTCCTCgttcaaaaataaatgatggACAGCTTGACCATTTTTTAGACTTCATTACTTCAAACCACTTGATCAAAGATTTACCAATTGGAGAAAAAACATTACAGCTTTCAACTGGAGAACTCATTCAAACACCAAATGTAATCAGAAGTATTGCCCCTGCAACAATCATCAGGCAGTATACACAGCTCTGTGAGGATGAAAACATTCAGAGTTTag GCACACGTACTATGTACAAGATTTTGACCGACTGCAGTGCCTCAGTCAGACAGTCTATGGAGGGTCTTGACTCCTATATTTCTGAGGGAAGTCGAGCATTTACAGATCTCACAGAAACTGTAGAACAGTTAGATTTAACCTTGGGTGAAAAGAAGAAAACACTGGATAATTTGGTGGTAGCAAAGCATTACCTAAAAACAGATTATAAg ctaCATGTAAATACATCATCATCCATAGCAGACCATTGTTGTTCGTATGCTTTGAGTGAAGAAAAAGGACCCTTCTGCCAAAAATGTGATAACCATTCACATACTGATGAATGCCAACAGTGTAGTTTTGTTGATGAAACactatcttttatttcaaagagTGCAATTGAAAGACACTGGGATAATCCTGAAGCTGTGCTCTTTAAG gtTGAAAAAGCAATAGCTGATATCTATGAATGGAAGAGTCATATCCTTCGatcaaaaaatcaagaaaaggCAAGACAAGCTGTTGTGAACTGTCTTGGGGAAAATGAGGCTTTCATGGTAGCTGACTGGGCCATGAAATTTTTACCGCGAAAGTTTAGAGAGGGCCAGACAGATTGGTTTGGAAAGAGAGGCATTAATTGGCACATCACTGTTACTATGTTAAAATCAGAGGGAAGTGTGAAATTTCTTACACATGTGCATATATTTGAACAACCAACCCCTCAAGATGCAGCTACAACTGGAGCTATTCTGGTCGATGTGGTTCAAAATATTCCATCTGTCAAAAAGGTCAACATATGGTCAGATAATGCCGGTTGCTACAAAAGTACATTGACCATTGCTACTTTACATCAAGAGCtagacaagaaaataaaatcctaCATTTTTTGTGAGGCTCAGGATGGGAAGGGCGCATGTGACAGGAAGGCATCCCATATCAAGTCGGCTATAAAAAGATATGTAAACGAGGGCAATAATGTGACAACTGCACACCAAATGAAACTG gcaATTGATTCGCAACAAAGAGGCCAGTACATGGTGAAAGTGATAAGTCCTGTTATTAATGCTGATGATGATAAGGTCTCACTTAGAAGTATTCCATTGATTTCTATGCTCCATAATTTTAAGTTTACTGATAATGGATTGCAAGTCTGGAGAGCTTATGATATTGGTCAAG gaAAGTTGATATCATGGAACAGCATTATTGATAAGAAAATTCCTGTGATACAGCTTTTTGTTCATCATGATTGGTCGTATACCCAGTTTGCTACCGTGGGTTCAGTAGTTGTTGACAGAG aggatgatgatggtgatgatgatgatgaggaTGATAATGAAGATGAAGATACACAAAATGAGAGTAATGATGAAGATAAAATTACAGAGCCAGTTCCTAAGAAGAGACGGACAATATCAAAAATCTTTACTTGTCCTGAGGAAGGATGTACACGTTCTTTTAAACATTCATCTTCACTAGATCAACACATCATGTTGGGGAACTGTAATGTGAAGGAAGAAAAACTTAGCCTGGCAGATAGAACAAAGGTTTTATATGCTCAGAAGTTGGAAGATGGGAATTTAGGAGTGTCATTTACCAAACAATCTGACAACAACAACAATGCTGCTACTGACAAACTAAACAAAGGATGGGCATTAAAAGTGAACAAACCAAAAACCATTTTTACATTAGACCAAAAGGCTTACTTGCATGAAAAATTTATGATTGGGAAAACAACTGGAAGAAAAGAGGACCCATCAAAAGTAGCTGAGGAGATGCGATATGTCTTAAAAAATGGAGAAAACAGGTTCACTAGATCTCAATATCTAACCTCACAACAAATAGCTAGCTATTTCTCAAGACTTGtgcaaaaagaaaagaagatcGATGAAACAGATTTAATAGCTGCAACTGCAGACAGTAAATGTTCTGTTTTGAAAAGGAAGGTTTTGAAAGAATGTTCTCTATAA
- the LOC134718897 gene encoding uncharacterized protein LOC134718897 isoform X2: MNSDNLSDTCSYQYEEQYNLRPHRLNSGYNFAVHASTSSSQETTSYVETESCCNTDSQGTEASVIRIDRLGKFNEFLETCDISPVKCLTESLEKSSERTKRRYLSKANTCITALLNTICPDDSEFIKKSLFGEQENDKNKTTSSLLDAIVSSYMVANTSTLRRQLLSIATNDYSFAEVSASIPGLSHYKFYSAKKHAQNIGLGVPAQTSKIPRSKINDGQLDHFLDFITSNHLIKDLPIGEKTLQLSTGELIQTPNVIRSIAPATIIRQYTQLCEDENIQSLGTRTMYKILTDCSASVRQSMEGLDSYISEGSRAFTDLTETVEQLDLTLGEKKKTLDNLVVAKHYLKTDYKLHVNTSSSIADHCCSYALSEEKGPFCQKCDNHSHTDECQQCSFVDETLSFISKSAIERHWDNPEAVLFKVEKAIADIYEWKSHILRSKNQEKARQAVVNCLGENEAFMVADWAMKFLPRKFREGQTDWFGKRGINWHITVTMLKSEGSVKFLTHVHIFEQPTPQDAATTGAILVDVVQNIPSVKKVNIWSDNAGCYKSTLTIATLHQELDKKIKSYIFCEAQDGKGACDRKASHIKSAIKRYVNEGNNVTTAHQMKLAIDSQQRGQYMVKVISPVINADDDKVSLRSIPLISMLHNFKFTDNGLQVWRAYDIGQGKLISWNSIIDKKIPVIQLFVHHDWSYTQFATVGSVVVDREDDDGDDDDEDDNEDEDTQNESNDEDKITEPVPKKRRTISKIFTCPEEGCTRSFKHSSSLDQHIMLGNCNVKEEKLSLADRTKVLYAQKLEDGNLGVSFTKQSDNNNNAATDKLNKGWALKVNKPKTIFTLDQKAYLHEKFMIGKTTGRKEDPSKVAEEMRYVLKNGENRFTRSQYLTSQQIASYFSRLVQKEKKIDETDLIAATADSKCSVLKRKVLKECSL, translated from the exons ATGAACAGCGACAACCTTAGTGATACATGTAGCTATCAATATGAAGAACAGTATAATCTCAGACCTCATCGACTTAATAGTGGATATAAT tttgCTGTACATGCTTCCACATCATCAAGTCAGGAAACAACCAGTTATGTTGAAACTGAAAGTTGCTGCAATACTGATAGTCAGGGTACAGAAGCATCTGTTATCAGAATTGATAGACTTGGAAAATTCAATGAATTCTTGGAAACATGTGACATAAGCCCTGTAAAGTGTCTAACTGAATCTTTAGAGAAGTCAAGTGAGAGAACAAAAAgaagatatttatcaaaagCTAATACTTGTATAACTGCTCTACTGAACACTATTTGTCCTGATGATTCTGAGTTCATCAAAAAATCTCTTTTTGGAGAGcaagaaaatgacaaaaataaaaccaCAAGCTCTTTGTTGGATGCTATTGTCAGCTCATACATGGTTGCAAACACCTCAACGTTGAGGAGACAGTTATTATCAATAGCAACAAATGATTACAGTTTTGCAGAAGTCAGTGCCAGTATACCAGGATTATCTCACTACAAGTTTTATTCTGCTAAGAAACATGCACAAAATATTGGTTTAGGTGTTCCTGCACAAACATCAAAGATTCCTCgttcaaaaataaatgatggACAGCTTGACCATTTTTTAGACTTCATTACTTCAAACCACTTGATCAAAGATTTACCAATTGGAGAAAAAACATTACAGCTTTCAACTGGAGAACTCATTCAAACACCAAATGTAATCAGAAGTATTGCCCCTGCAACAATCATCAGGCAGTATACACAGCTCTGTGAGGATGAAAACATTCAGAGTTTag GCACACGTACTATGTACAAGATTTTGACCGACTGCAGTGCCTCAGTCAGACAGTCTATGGAGGGTCTTGACTCCTATATTTCTGAGGGAAGTCGAGCATTTACAGATCTCACAGAAACTGTAGAACAGTTAGATTTAACCTTGGGTGAAAAGAAGAAAACACTGGATAATTTGGTGGTAGCAAAGCATTACCTAAAAACAGATTATAAg ctaCATGTAAATACATCATCATCCATAGCAGACCATTGTTGTTCGTATGCTTTGAGTGAAGAAAAAGGACCCTTCTGCCAAAAATGTGATAACCATTCACATACTGATGAATGCCAACAGTGTAGTTTTGTTGATGAAACactatcttttatttcaaagagTGCAATTGAAAGACACTGGGATAATCCTGAAGCTGTGCTCTTTAAG gtTGAAAAAGCAATAGCTGATATCTATGAATGGAAGAGTCATATCCTTCGatcaaaaaatcaagaaaaggCAAGACAAGCTGTTGTGAACTGTCTTGGGGAAAATGAGGCTTTCATGGTAGCTGACTGGGCCATGAAATTTTTACCGCGAAAGTTTAGAGAGGGCCAGACAGATTGGTTTGGAAAGAGAGGCATTAATTGGCACATCACTGTTACTATGTTAAAATCAGAGGGAAGTGTGAAATTTCTTACACATGTGCATATATTTGAACAACCAACCCCTCAAGATGCAGCTACAACTGGAGCTATTCTGGTCGATGTGGTTCAAAATATTCCATCTGTCAAAAAGGTCAACATATGGTCAGATAATGCCGGTTGCTACAAAAGTACATTGACCATTGCTACTTTACATCAAGAGCtagacaagaaaataaaatcctaCATTTTTTGTGAGGCTCAGGATGGGAAGGGCGCATGTGACAGGAAGGCATCCCATATCAAGTCGGCTATAAAAAGATATGTAAACGAGGGCAATAATGTGACAACTGCACACCAAATGAAACTG gcaATTGATTCGCAACAAAGAGGCCAGTACATGGTGAAAGTGATAAGTCCTGTTATTAATGCTGATGATGATAAGGTCTCACTTAGAAGTATTCCATTGATTTCTATGCTCCATAATTTTAAGTTTACTGATAATGGATTGCAAGTCTGGAGAGCTTATGATATTGGTCAAG gaAAGTTGATATCATGGAACAGCATTATTGATAAGAAAATTCCTGTGATACAGCTTTTTGTTCATCATGATTGGTCGTATACCCAGTTTGCTACCGTGGGTTCAGTAGTTGTTGACAGAG aggatgatgatggtgatgatgatgatgaggaTGATAATGAAGATGAAGATACACAAAATGAGAGTAATGATGAAGATAAAATTACAGAGCCAGTTCCTAAGAAGAGACGGACAATATCAAAAATCTTTACTTGTCCTGAGGAAGGATGTACACGTTCTTTTAAACATTCATCTTCACTAGATCAACACATCATGTTGGGGAACTGTAATGTGAAGGAAGAAAAACTTAGCCTGGCAGATAGAACAAAGGTTTTATATGCTCAGAAGTTGGAAGATGGGAATTTAGGAGTGTCATTTACCAAACAATCTGACAACAACAACAATGCTGCTACTGACAAACTAAACAAAGGATGGGCATTAAAAGTGAACAAACCAAAAACCATTTTTACATTAGACCAAAAGGCTTACTTGCATGAAAAATTTATGATTGGGAAAACAACTGGAAGAAAAGAGGACCCATCAAAAGTAGCTGAGGAGATGCGATATGTCTTAAAAAATGGAGAAAACAGGTTCACTAGATCTCAATATCTAACCTCACAACAAATAGCTAGCTATTTCTCAAGACTTGtgcaaaaagaaaagaagatcGATGAAACAGATTTAATAGCTGCAACTGCAGACAGTAAATGTTCTGTTTTGAAAAGGAAGGTTTTGAAAGAATGTTCTCTATAA